One stretch of bacterium DNA includes these proteins:
- a CDS encoding DUF2079 domain-containing protein, with product MQNGSGNSLHSLRPILILIAVMAILYSTYSLLRHWHYSSSGYDLGIFDQAMWHYSRFEIPRNTIADYPHILAEHFHPILLILVPFYRVLPRPEILLVLQAVLLSLSALPVYIYARSRVGSRFGFVLSLAYVLFWGIQKTVAFDFHELAFSPLLIATAILGLETRKWRLLFPALIGILLTKEDLHLLVIFFGFLLILSREYLKGILVVVFASISFAAVVTWLMPMFGDPDKSGFLNTYSEFGQGPFALLIGMISRPWVVIKSLVDPPIKIRTFLLWVGPFLFLPLISRISILAVPLVLARFLSSSPNHWTAGFHYSAPLAPILAMAAADGLRRVLDRIHPEILKKRVAVVAVTFILLMCAILPGKLPVWRLLSPKYYHFSDVEKTGPRALSLIPESASVVAQDGIVPHLSRRDFIYTLRPGAPEADFVVASQRLKPWPNQNWEEIETLLAERKAAGYRTIFGENGWIVLQRSK from the coding sequence GTGCAAAACGGATCTGGAAACTCACTTCACTCGCTTCGTCCCATCCTCATTCTCATTGCAGTGATGGCCATCCTGTACTCAACGTATTCCCTGTTGCGACACTGGCATTACAGCAGTAGTGGATATGATCTGGGAATCTTCGATCAGGCGATGTGGCACTACAGCCGGTTCGAAATACCGCGAAACACCATTGCAGATTATCCACATATTCTGGCGGAGCACTTTCATCCTATTTTGCTGATCCTTGTACCGTTCTACCGTGTGCTGCCACGCCCGGAAATACTTTTGGTATTGCAGGCAGTCCTTCTGTCGTTATCCGCGTTGCCCGTGTACATTTACGCGCGATCGAGAGTCGGGTCCCGTTTCGGTTTTGTTTTAAGTCTTGCCTATGTTCTTTTCTGGGGAATACAAAAAACGGTGGCCTTTGATTTTCACGAACTGGCATTTTCTCCCTTGCTGATTGCGACTGCAATTTTAGGATTAGAGACCCGCAAATGGAGACTGCTGTTCCCCGCGCTGATCGGAATCCTTTTGACAAAGGAAGATTTGCATCTGCTCGTCATCTTTTTTGGATTCCTTCTTATCCTGTCCAGGGAATATTTGAAGGGCATTCTGGTAGTAGTTTTTGCTTCCATCAGTTTTGCAGCTGTGGTGACGTGGCTGATGCCGATGTTCGGAGACCCAGACAAATCGGGATTTCTCAACACGTACAGTGAATTCGGACAGGGCCCATTTGCGTTGCTAATCGGCATGATTTCCAGACCATGGGTCGTGATCAAATCCCTGGTAGACCCCCCGATTAAAATCCGTACCTTCCTATTGTGGGTTGGGCCATTCTTGTTTCTTCCGCTAATTTCGCGAATATCCATCTTAGCCGTTCCGTTGGTTCTTGCACGATTTCTTTCTTCAAGTCCGAATCACTGGACTGCAGGATTTCATTACTCAGCGCCCTTAGCTCCGATACTTGCAATGGCGGCGGCGGATGGGCTGCGTCGTGTTCTGGATCGAATTCATCCTGAGATTTTGAAGAAACGGGTAGCCGTGGTAGCTGTTACTTTCATTTTGCTGATGTGCGCGATTCTGCCGGGCAAGCTGCCGGTCTGGCGACTCCTCTCCCCGAAGTACTACCACTTTTCCGATGTCGAAAAAACCGGTCCGAGAGCGCTTTCACTCATTCCAGAAAGTGCATCAGTTGTAGCTCAAGATGGTATTGTTCCGCATTTAAGCCGCCGTGATTTCATTTACACTCTTCGACCGGGAGCTCCTGAGGCAGATTTTGTCGTGGCATCTCAGCGCCTCAAACCATGGCCCAATCAAAACTGGGAGGAAATAGAAACCCTCCTTGCAGAACGAAAAGCGGCGGGATATCGTACCATTTTTGGAGAAAACGGCTGGATTGTTCTTCAGCGCAGTAAGTAA